The following are encoded in a window of Rhodothermia bacterium genomic DNA:
- a CDS encoding PQQ-dependent sugar dehydrogenase yields the protein MRRLLFFSLLVSSIGLHAQSFNRSELPTQIIGAWEVVYGPDNFLWLSEANGQVLRVDPKTGAKQVVYAAPDYFEGSPKEQLQACHFPNILGGTLGLTLDPDFTEASKSFVYYVYSYNSGTTENPATKFKIVRLKWDTTTQSITEVRNLVLDLPTSYDHIGGRLLAVKQQGVSHLFFTIGDHGISDDNAPTCYTPQSKNPNNLAQDVAFKNGKIHRFNMDGSIPSDNPTLGNSWFTRGHRNPQGLIYNAAQNILYDVEHGDRTDDEINILELGKNYGWKQVRGYHSDGNFPTEIDFVKNYVPDPKIPQDELKEAMFAWCNTSFPTDPNNLTWCSVAPSDGIYYHSNTIPEWNNSLLIVTLKDGYDTDQEVYQFKLSADGKSLDKNAAQNPKRYFAADQALNGRLRDIAVSPDGKEIFLINNGGADRNKIIMYTYNTTLPIEESPTISYHVFPNPTRGIIQIDSTQPLHKITIFDVLGQQYLTVYHTLSVDISTLPIGVYFLKMETIFGKTILRKVVKDH from the coding sequence ATGCGTCGCCTTCTTTTCTTCTCTTTACTCGTTTCATCAATTGGGTTACATGCACAATCTTTTAATCGTAGCGAATTACCTACGCAAATTATAGGCGCTTGGGAGGTGGTTTATGGTCCAGATAATTTTTTGTGGCTTTCTGAAGCCAATGGGCAGGTGTTGCGTGTTGATCCTAAGACGGGTGCGAAGCAAGTCGTTTATGCTGCGCCCGACTATTTTGAAGGCTCGCCAAAAGAACAATTACAAGCATGTCATTTTCCTAACATTTTAGGTGGAACATTAGGACTCACCCTCGACCCCGATTTTACAGAAGCCAGCAAATCGTTTGTGTATTATGTGTATTCTTACAACAGCGGTACCACTGAAAATCCAGCAACTAAATTCAAAATTGTACGCTTAAAATGGGATACGACAACCCAGAGTATTACCGAAGTTCGTAATTTAGTCTTAGATTTACCGACGAGTTATGACCACATTGGCGGGCGTTTACTCGCAGTAAAACAACAAGGCGTTTCGCATTTATTTTTCACCATAGGCGATCATGGCATTTCCGACGATAATGCCCCCACTTGCTATACGCCACAAAGCAAAAACCCGAATAATTTGGCTCAAGATGTTGCATTCAAAAATGGTAAAATTCATCGCTTTAATATGGATGGAAGCATTCCTTCAGATAATCCGACATTAGGCAACTCATGGTTCACGCGGGGGCATCGTAATCCACAAGGCTTGATCTATAACGCAGCACAAAACATTTTGTATGATGTTGAACATGGCGATAGAACCGACGACGAGATTAATATCTTGGAATTAGGGAAAAACTATGGTTGGAAACAAGTTCGTGGGTATCACTCAGATGGCAATTTCCCGACCGAAATTGATTTTGTGAAAAATTATGTACCAGACCCGAAAATTCCGCAAGATGAACTCAAAGAGGCTATGTTTGCATGGTGTAATACCTCTTTCCCAACCGATCCGAATAACCTGACTTGGTGCAGTGTTGCGCCCTCCGATGGCATTTATTATCATAGTAATACCATTCCAGAATGGAACAATAGCTTGCTTATCGTTACCCTCAAAGATGGATATGACACCGATCAAGAAGTGTATCAATTCAAATTAAGTGCAGATGGTAAAAGCCTTGACAAAAACGCAGCACAAAATCCTAAGCGCTATTTTGCAGCCGATCAAGCCTTGAATGGGCGTTTACGCGATATTGCGGTTTCGCCTGATGGTAAAGAGATTTTTTTGATTAACAATGGTGGTGCAGATCGCAATAAAATCATCATGTACACTTACAACACAACTTTACCGATTGAGGAATCGCCCACCATTTCCTATCACGTATTTCCGAATCCAACTCGTGGGATTATACAGATTGATAGTACTCAACCCCTTCACAAAATTACCATCTTTGATGTATTAGGACAACAATACTTAACGGTCTATCATACACTCAGCGTGGATATTTCCACCTTGCCAATTGGTGTTTATTTTCTAAAAATGGAAACGATTTTTGGTAAAACTATTCTACGAAAAGTCGTTAAGGATCATTAG